One window of Acanthochromis polyacanthus isolate Apoly-LR-REF ecotype Palm Island chromosome 19, KAUST_Apoly_ChrSc, whole genome shotgun sequence genomic DNA carries:
- the srsf2a gene encoding serine and arginine rich splicing factor 2a isoform X1, with protein sequence MSYGRPPPDVEGMTSLKVDNLTYRTSPETLRRVFEKYGRVGDVYIPRDRYTKESRGFAFVRFHDKRDAEDAMDAMDGALLDGRELRVQMARYGRPPDSMYSRRGAPPRRYGGYGRRSRSRSASPRRRRRSRSRSRSRSRSRSRSRHHYSRSRSRSYSRSRSRSRSKSKSKSRTPRRSKSKSPSRSRSRSRSKSRSRTPPSNRGSKSRSRSKSKSRPKSPEDTGAES encoded by the exons ATGAGCTACGGAAGGCCGCCGCCAGACGTGGAGGGGATGACCTCCCTGAAAGTGGACAACCTGACCTACCGAACTTCACCGGAGACTCTGCGCCGAGTTTTCGAGAAGTACGGTCGGGTGGGAGACGTTTACATCCCCCGGGACAGGTACACCAAGGAGAGCCGCGGCTTCGCCTTCGTACGGTTCCACGACAAGCGCGACGCCGAGGACGCGATGGACGCCATGGACGGCGCGCTGCTCGACGGGCGGGAGCTGCGGGTTCAGATGGCCCGCTACGGAAGACCGCCGGACTCCATGTACAGCCGGAGAGGGGCTCCGCCACGCAGATACGGAGGGTACGGACGCAGAAGCAGGAG CCGTTCGGCCAGTCCCCGCCGTCGCAGACGAAGCCGCAGCCGCTCCAGGAGCAGAAGCCGATCCCGATCCAGGAGCCGCCACCACTACAGCCGCTCCAGGTCCCGCTCCTACTCCagatccaggtccaggtccaggtccaagTCTAAGTCCAAGTCCAGAACCCCGCGACGAAGCAAGTCAAAGTCTCCTTCCAGGTCTCGATCCCGCTCCAGGTCCAAGTCGAGGAGTCGAACCCCGCCTTCCAACAGAGGGTCAAaatccaggtccaggtccaaaTCCAAGAGTAGACCTAAATCCCCAGAGGACACCGGAGCCGAGTCTTAA
- the srsf2a gene encoding serine and arginine rich splicing factor 2a isoform X2 gives MSYGRPPPDVEGMTSLKVDNLTYRTSPETLRRVFEKYGRVGDVYIPRDRYTKESRGFAFVRFHDKRDAEDAMDAMDGALLDGRELRVQMARYGRPPDSMYSRRGAPPRRYGGRSASPRRRRRSRSRSRSRSRSRSRSRHHYSRSRSRSYSRSRSRSRSKSKSKSRTPRRSKSKSPSRSRSRSRSKSRSRTPPSNRGSKSRSRSKSKSRPKSPEDTGAES, from the exons ATGAGCTACGGAAGGCCGCCGCCAGACGTGGAGGGGATGACCTCCCTGAAAGTGGACAACCTGACCTACCGAACTTCACCGGAGACTCTGCGCCGAGTTTTCGAGAAGTACGGTCGGGTGGGAGACGTTTACATCCCCCGGGACAGGTACACCAAGGAGAGCCGCGGCTTCGCCTTCGTACGGTTCCACGACAAGCGCGACGCCGAGGACGCGATGGACGCCATGGACGGCGCGCTGCTCGACGGGCGGGAGCTGCGGGTTCAGATGGCCCGCTACGGAAGACCGCCGGACTCCATGTACAGCCGGAGAGGGGCTCCGCCACGCAGATACGGAGG CCGTTCGGCCAGTCCCCGCCGTCGCAGACGAAGCCGCAGCCGCTCCAGGAGCAGAAGCCGATCCCGATCCAGGAGCCGCCACCACTACAGCCGCTCCAGGTCCCGCTCCTACTCCagatccaggtccaggtccaggtccaagTCTAAGTCCAAGTCCAGAACCCCGCGACGAAGCAAGTCAAAGTCTCCTTCCAGGTCTCGATCCCGCTCCAGGTCCAAGTCGAGGAGTCGAACCCCGCCTTCCAACAGAGGGTCAAaatccaggtccaggtccaaaTCCAAGAGTAGACCTAAATCCCCAGAGGACACCGGAGCCGAGTCTTAA